CACCTATTTAAAGTAACGATGAAATAGCCTCGTTCTTAAATGAAAGGTTCTTGACGATTATCAAAGAAAAAGAGAATCAACACAGCATCAAGACCTATTTCATAAAGCATAGAGGTTTGCTTGCTAATAACCGCGTGCCGAGTATTTGGTATCGATGATTCCTTGTATAAATAGGGGTTGGCTTCTATTAGTGTTATTTTTTGATGAGTTGCCAGGTAAAACTCCAGTGCAATTTCCTCACCCCATTTATTTTCAATCTGGGTTAAAATCGAGTCAAAAGTAAAATGAGCATTCTCGGTCCAAACTACCCGCATCCTATAAATGCTTATAATACTTAGGGTATTTTCCCATTACCTCATTGTGTGGAATAGTTTGTCCTTCTTCAACCTGCCTCCTGCTCTTCTCAACACCTTCTTTTACATAATCCGGCAAATCTAATGGTGAGTAATTTCCATGAACTTCCAACAATGTTTTAAGCTCCTTAAGCAGAATCTCATCTTCTATATCCAACACCCTTTTAGCTAG
This region of Mucilaginibacter yixingensis genomic DNA includes:
- a CDS encoding type II toxin-antitoxin system RelE/ParE family toxin: MRVVWTENAHFTFDSILTQIENKWGEEIALEFYLATHQKITLIEANPYLYKESSIPNTRHAVISKQTSMLYEIGLDAVLILFFFDNRQEPFI